The proteins below come from a single Marinobacter bohaiensis genomic window:
- a CDS encoding efflux RND transporter periplasmic adaptor subunit, whose translation MWLVAVLSGCSESVSAPAAMNTAVSVRTAPVQLGGERSEPLRFAGIVQARQRATLTFQVSGTLRERPVELGERVADGQTLARLYNPGLEPARDSARARLQELRTQLDQAGREWRRSQSLFERGVVSEQSLEQLAARRDALQASVSTARASLAEAERMVAESTLKAPFSGRIEALLVESGEFVSAGQPVARLSSPSGQEVEVRVPAYLLGQVRLGDAVEVWSVQAREQAPVTGTVVEIAQPSGLRGELHAVLVNLPEHTLDAGVPVEVGIAASDRTTLSVPLLSVMRSPSGTSVFRVAADGDRPTAERVDVAVRRIVGEQALLEEGGLQRGDRVVYAGMTRVTPGDALEVLP comes from the coding sequence GTGTGGCTGGTGGCCGTTCTCTCCGGCTGCTCGGAATCCGTCAGTGCACCGGCGGCCATGAACACCGCGGTCAGTGTGCGTACCGCACCAGTGCAGCTCGGCGGTGAGCGCAGTGAACCGCTGCGCTTTGCAGGCATCGTCCAGGCGCGTCAGCGCGCCACCCTGACGTTCCAGGTCAGCGGCACGCTGCGGGAACGCCCGGTGGAGCTGGGGGAGCGGGTGGCTGACGGCCAGACGCTGGCCCGACTGTACAACCCGGGGCTGGAGCCGGCCCGGGATTCTGCCCGGGCCCGCCTGCAGGAGCTGCGGACCCAGCTCGACCAGGCCGGGCGTGAGTGGCGACGCTCGCAAAGCCTGTTCGAGCGGGGCGTGGTGTCGGAGCAGTCGCTGGAGCAACTGGCGGCGCGGCGTGATGCGCTGCAGGCCAGCGTGTCCACTGCCCGGGCCTCCCTGGCCGAGGCTGAACGCATGGTGGCGGAAAGCACGCTTAAAGCGCCATTCAGCGGCCGCATCGAGGCGCTGCTCGTGGAGTCGGGCGAGTTCGTCTCCGCCGGCCAGCCGGTGGCGCGTCTGTCCTCACCCAGCGGGCAGGAAGTTGAAGTGCGGGTACCGGCGTACTTGCTGGGCCAGGTCCGCCTGGGGGATGCGGTCGAGGTCTGGTCCGTGCAGGCGCGAGAGCAGGCGCCGGTGACCGGCACGGTGGTGGAAATCGCACAGCCCAGCGGTCTGCGCGGCGAGCTGCATGCGGTGCTGGTGAACCTGCCGGAGCACACGCTCGACGCCGGCGTGCCGGTGGAAGTGGGGATCGCGGCTTCGGACCGGACGACCCTGTCGGTGCCGTTGCTGTCGGTCATGCGTTCGCCTTCGGGCACCAGCGTGTTTCGTGTGGCGGCGGACGGTGACCGGCCCACGGCGGAACGGGTGGACGTGGCCGTCCGCCGCATCGTGGGCGAGCAGGCGCTGCTCGAGGAAGGAGGGCTGCAGCGGGGCGATCGCGTGGTCTACGCCGGCATGACCCGGGTCACGCCTGGAGACGCGCTGGAGGTCCTGCCATGA
- a CDS encoding efflux RND transporter permease subunit gives MIGKLMRCRRLLGMVVVMLCLLGAAAYNTMPRQEDPSFPYRAGLLTVSYPGANADTVERLVLDPLADELRQVEEVDFSTGTARTGVAVVNIRLNDTLYDTDAAWDRVRQALDRARLEFPDGVGPLRLDDRLIDIPAVVLAVGGSPSVTALTEQAERLKDNLLDLPGVSRIEVDGDVDEQITLALDDAALYRLGISPSRVLDTLAQRNQVIPGGFLVVDGQRLSVLPNSEFTDIDAIRATPIALPDGSQVPLAAAADIWRGPEEPRQPETWKDGERVVLVSLILEEGTTDAIRFGQRVRERVAQIAPDFAPYTIEEMFFQPDKVEARLDNLAWSLLFSVLIIIAVVFTGMGLRMGLLVATILPMVTLISIGLYDLGGGVLHQIAVIGMVISLGILIDNAIVIVENIQSRLDQGAARREALVQSVKSLAGPLGASTGTTLAAFAPLLLSKGGTADFTRGIPVMIMLTLSISYLLAISAVPLLASRFLKPRRRVNVDPLAGLARRLGSLVARMPGLLVGLGVVMVVASVALTPFLKQQFFPNADRPRVVVELYMPEGTDQARTAMVAAELERALRTRPETVNVHRFVGFTGPSFYYNLSRAPQAPNRGRLVVRTHNLSETTALVHWVREYAAEALPEADLTVGILGQGPPRVAPVEVRLYHPDDAIRAQAVETVYAGLRRAPGAVDVRHDLDPGVPSVRVNVDDAIAARYGVTRADVARSLYGQSFGMVAEQYRREDDPIPLVLRSRDGTDLSLSRLLSINVYTNDGRAVPLSAVATVETTWEPAARYLRNGVRVNTVTANLETGYSFSQALDGLGAYLTEHPLPPGARLEYGGDAEGSSDANNAILTTAPIGVLLLMFFLLLQFNSFKRVGIILLTVPLATVGIFPGLVLSGSPFGFQSLLGVIALVGIVVNNAIVLLDVMDRQLETGADIRDAVREAVEQRTRPILLTTATTVAGLLPLAFSSSTLWPPMAWAIISGLLASTVLTLLVVPALCVKVIRGPVVEMAPDAA, from the coding sequence ATGATCGGCAAACTGATGCGCTGCCGGCGCCTGTTGGGCATGGTGGTGGTCATGCTATGCCTGCTGGGGGCCGCCGCCTACAACACCATGCCGCGCCAGGAGGATCCGTCGTTTCCCTACCGGGCCGGGCTGTTGACCGTGTCCTATCCGGGCGCCAACGCCGACACGGTGGAGCGCCTGGTGCTTGATCCGCTGGCGGACGAGCTGCGCCAGGTGGAGGAAGTGGATTTCAGTACCGGCACCGCGCGCACCGGCGTGGCGGTGGTCAATATCCGTCTGAACGACACCCTCTACGATACGGATGCCGCCTGGGACCGGGTGCGTCAGGCGCTGGATCGGGCCCGGCTGGAGTTTCCCGACGGCGTGGGGCCACTGCGGCTGGACGACCGCCTGATCGATATCCCGGCGGTGGTACTGGCGGTGGGCGGTTCACCGTCGGTCACGGCGCTGACGGAGCAGGCCGAACGCCTGAAGGACAACCTGCTGGATCTCCCCGGCGTGTCCCGCATCGAGGTGGACGGTGATGTGGACGAACAGATCACCCTGGCCCTGGACGACGCCGCGCTGTACCGGCTGGGCATCTCGCCGTCGCGGGTGCTGGATACCCTGGCCCAGCGCAATCAGGTGATTCCCGGCGGCTTCCTGGTGGTCGACGGCCAGCGCCTGTCGGTGTTGCCCAACAGCGAATTCACCGACATCGATGCCATTCGCGCCACGCCCATCGCCCTGCCGGACGGTTCCCAGGTGCCGCTGGCCGCCGCCGCTGACATCTGGCGCGGACCGGAAGAACCGCGCCAGCCGGAAACCTGGAAAGACGGCGAGCGGGTGGTGCTGGTGTCGCTGATCCTGGAAGAGGGCACCACCGACGCCATTCGCTTCGGCCAGCGCGTGCGGGAACGGGTGGCGCAGATCGCGCCCGATTTTGCCCCTTACACCATCGAGGAAATGTTCTTCCAGCCCGACAAGGTGGAGGCGCGCCTGGACAACCTGGCCTGGAGCCTGCTGTTTTCCGTGCTGATCATCATCGCCGTGGTGTTTACCGGCATGGGGCTGCGTATGGGCCTGCTGGTGGCGACGATCCTGCCCATGGTCACGCTGATCAGCATCGGGCTTTACGATCTCGGCGGCGGCGTCCTGCACCAGATTGCGGTGATCGGCATGGTCATCTCACTGGGGATTCTGATCGACAACGCCATCGTGATCGTCGAGAACATCCAGAGCCGGCTGGACCAGGGAGCGGCCCGGCGCGAGGCGCTGGTGCAGTCGGTGAAGTCGCTGGCCGGGCCGCTGGGCGCGTCCACCGGCACCACGCTGGCGGCGTTTGCACCGCTGCTGCTGTCCAAGGGCGGGACGGCGGATTTCACCCGGGGCATTCCGGTGATGATCATGCTTACCCTGTCCATCAGCTATCTGCTGGCGATTTCCGCAGTGCCGCTGCTGGCGTCCCGTTTTCTCAAGCCGCGGCGTCGTGTAAACGTCGATCCCCTGGCGGGGCTGGCGCGCCGGCTGGGCAGCCTGGTCGCCCGGATGCCGGGTCTGCTGGTCGGCCTGGGAGTGGTGATGGTCGTCGCCAGTGTCGCGCTGACGCCGTTCCTCAAGCAGCAGTTTTTCCCCAACGCCGACCGGCCGCGGGTGGTGGTGGAGCTTTACATGCCGGAGGGCACCGACCAGGCGCGCACCGCCATGGTGGCGGCAGAGCTGGAGCGGGCCCTGCGTACACGCCCGGAAACGGTCAACGTGCACCGCTTCGTCGGTTTTACCGGGCCGAGTTTCTACTACAACCTGAGCCGCGCGCCGCAGGCGCCCAACCGGGGCCGGCTGGTGGTCAGGACGCATAACCTGTCGGAGACCACGGCCCTGGTGCACTGGGTGCGCGAATACGCCGCCGAGGCCCTGCCCGAAGCGGACCTGACCGTGGGCATTCTGGGGCAGGGTCCGCCGCGGGTAGCGCCGGTGGAAGTGCGTCTGTACCACCCGGACGATGCGATCCGCGCGCAGGCGGTGGAGACGGTCTATGCTGGCCTGCGGCGGGCCCCGGGAGCGGTGGACGTGCGCCACGACCTGGACCCCGGCGTGCCCAGCGTGCGCGTCAATGTGGACGATGCCATCGCCGCCCGCTATGGCGTGACCCGTGCCGATGTGGCGCGCAGCCTCTACGGACAGAGCTTCGGTATGGTCGCTGAGCAGTACCGTCGCGAGGATGATCCCATTCCGCTGGTGCTGCGTTCCCGGGACGGCACGGACCTGTCCCTGTCGCGCCTGCTGTCGATCAACGTCTACACCAACGACGGCCGCGCCGTGCCGCTGTCTGCCGTGGCCACCGTGGAGACCACCTGGGAGCCGGCCGCGCGCTACCTGCGTAACGGCGTTCGGGTAAACACCGTGACGGCCAATCTGGAAACCGGCTACAGCTTCAGCCAGGCCCTGGACGGGCTGGGCGCCTATCTGACAGAGCATCCGTTGCCGCCGGGCGCACGCCTGGAATACGGCGGCGACGCGGAGGGCTCCAGCGACGCCAACAACGCAATCCTGACCACCGCGCCCATCGGCGTGTTGCTGCTGATGTTCTTCCTGTTGCTGCAGTTCAACTCGTTCAAGCGGGTCGGAATCATCCTGCTCACGGTGCCGTTGGCGACGGTAGGGATTTTCCCGGGACTGGTGCTGTCCGGGTCGCCGTTCGGTTTCCAGTCGCTGTTGGGCGTGATCGCGTTGGTGGGGATAGTGGTGAACAACGCCATCGTCCTGCTGGATGTGATGGATCGTCAGTTGGAAACGGGAGCCGATATTCGTGACGCCGTGCGCGAGGCGGTCGAGCAGCGCACGCGACCGATCCTCCTGACCACGGCGACCACGGTGGCGGGCCTGCTGCCGCTGGCGTTCTCCAGCTCGACCCTCTGGCCGCCCATGGCCTGGGCGATCATTTCCGGACTGTTGGCTTCGACGGTGCTGACGCTGCTGGTGGTGCCGGCGCTGTGCGTGAAGGTGATTCGCGGGCCGGTGGTGGAGATGGCGCCGGACGCGGCCTGA
- the astE gene encoding succinylglutamate desuccinylase: MFIRTILFEGEPDWLAHTLAHASESSAPAEVKLADGTVIRRLDTGLLDLIPADADDRRLIISAGVHGNETAPIEVVNGLLNELIDGRWALGRRTLLILGNPPSMVAGDRFVEHNMNRLFSGAHAKAEYAGSDEATRAAQLEQACRDFAGNAQDVVHYDLHTAIRPSLREKFALYPFVAGRQVPQSQCDFLLEADVHTLLLQHKAGTTFSSFSSSHLGAESFTIELGKVRPFGQNDLLRFKGIENALRRLIADEPTPPPRDSDELTVFEVVHEILNTGDRFRFHVPDDVSNFTPYKPGTVIWEDDETQYRVGDRPEAIVFPNRNVPVGQRVGLLVREKA, translated from the coding sequence ATGTTTATCCGTACCATCCTGTTTGAGGGCGAGCCGGACTGGCTCGCCCACACCCTGGCCCACGCCAGTGAATCCTCGGCGCCGGCCGAAGTCAAACTGGCCGACGGCACCGTGATCCGACGCCTGGACACCGGCCTGCTGGACCTGATTCCGGCCGACGCCGACGATCGCCGCCTGATCATTTCCGCCGGTGTGCACGGCAACGAAACCGCCCCCATCGAAGTGGTCAACGGACTGCTCAACGAGCTGATCGACGGCCGCTGGGCGTTGGGCCGGCGCACCCTGCTGATTCTGGGCAACCCGCCGTCCATGGTCGCCGGCGACCGTTTCGTCGAACACAACATGAACCGGCTGTTCAGCGGCGCCCACGCCAAAGCGGAGTATGCCGGCAGCGATGAGGCGACCCGCGCCGCTCAGTTGGAGCAGGCTTGCCGGGACTTCGCTGGCAACGCCCAGGACGTGGTCCACTACGACCTGCACACGGCCATCCGCCCCTCCCTGCGGGAGAAGTTCGCCCTCTACCCGTTCGTCGCGGGTCGCCAGGTGCCGCAGAGCCAGTGCGACTTCCTGCTGGAAGCGGACGTCCATACGCTGCTGCTGCAACACAAGGCGGGCACGACCTTCTCATCGTTCTCGTCCAGCCACCTGGGTGCGGAAAGCTTCACCATCGAGCTGGGCAAGGTGCGGCCATTCGGTCAGAACGACCTGCTGCGCTTCAAGGGCATCGAAAACGCCCTGCGCCGCCTGATCGCCGACGAGCCAACACCGCCACCCCGCGACTCGGATGAGCTGACCGTGTTCGAAGTGGTCCACGAGATCCTCAACACCGGCGACCGGTTCCGCTTCCACGTGCCGGACGACGTCTCCAACTTCACGCCCTACAAACCGGGCACCGTGATCTGGGAAGACGACGAAACGCAGTACAGGGTGGGCGACAGGCCGGAGGCCATCGTCTTCCCCAACCGCAACGTGCCTGTCGGGCAGCGGGTGGGGCTGCTGGTGCGGGAGAAGGCCTGA
- a CDS encoding ABC transporter permease produces the protein MPEFITELLNQNQVFTATTMLHYWDGLVTTVQLVFLSLVIGLVLSVPLAVMRTVHNPFVSGPVWLYTYLFRGTPLLIQLYIIYYGIAQIEGIQDTFWWVIFKDPFYPALLAFVLNTAAYTTEIIRGALEATPYGEVEAAKAYGMSWMKRMQRIILPSAARRALQAYSNEVIFMLHASAIASVVTIVDLTGAARDIYSRFYAPFDAFIAVALIYMALTFTIVFCFRLLEKRMLRHLKPLS, from the coding sequence ATGCCAGAATTCATTACCGAGCTTCTCAACCAGAACCAGGTGTTCACCGCCACCACCATGCTGCATTACTGGGATGGCCTGGTGACTACCGTACAACTGGTTTTCCTGTCGCTGGTCATCGGCCTGGTGCTTTCCGTTCCGCTGGCGGTGATGCGCACTGTGCATAACCCGTTCGTGTCCGGCCCGGTATGGCTCTACACCTACCTGTTCCGCGGCACGCCGCTGCTGATCCAGCTTTACATCATCTACTACGGCATCGCCCAGATTGAGGGCATCCAGGACACCTTCTGGTGGGTGATCTTCAAGGATCCGTTCTACCCGGCCCTGCTGGCGTTCGTGCTGAACACCGCGGCCTACACCACGGAGATCATCCGCGGCGCCCTGGAAGCCACGCCCTATGGCGAGGTGGAAGCGGCCAAGGCTTACGGCATGTCCTGGATGAAACGCATGCAGCGGATCATCCTGCCCAGCGCCGCCCGCCGTGCCCTGCAGGCCTATTCCAACGAAGTGATCTTCATGCTGCACGCCAGTGCCATCGCCAGCGTGGTGACCATCGTGGACCTGACCGGCGCCGCGCGTGACATCTACTCCCGCTTCTACGCGCCGTTTGATGCCTTCATCGCCGTGGCCCTGATCTACATGGCCCTGACCTTTACCATCGTGTTCTGCTTCCGCCTGCTGGAGAAGCGAATGCTGCGCCACCTCAAGCCGCTGAGTTAA
- a CDS encoding ABC transporter permease, translating to MLDLHGYGPSLMKGAVVTAELALLSLVLAVVLGLIGASSKLSGNRGLYAGATFYTTVIRGVPDLVMMLLLYYGGQVMVNSLSDFLYYEFEIDWFIQFDPFISGVLTIGLIFGAYMTETFRGAFLAVESGQIEAGKAYGFSRWHTFRRIMFPQMLRHALPGIGNNWQVLLKTTALVSIIGLTDMVRIAEQASKAEHAPFKFFVPVAIMYLLLTAVSELFIKWLNSRVSVGIVKGD from the coding sequence ATGCTCGACCTGCACGGCTACGGCCCTTCATTAATGAAAGGCGCAGTGGTTACCGCTGAACTGGCGTTGTTGTCGCTGGTGCTTGCGGTAGTCCTCGGACTGATCGGCGCCTCGTCCAAGCTTTCCGGCAATCGCGGCCTGTACGCTGGCGCGACCTTCTACACCACCGTTATCCGCGGCGTACCGGATCTGGTCATGATGCTGCTGCTGTACTACGGCGGCCAGGTCATGGTGAACAGCCTGTCCGACTTTCTCTACTACGAATTCGAAATCGACTGGTTTATCCAGTTCGATCCGTTCATATCCGGTGTGCTTACCATCGGCCTGATCTTCGGCGCCTACATGACCGAAACCTTCCGCGGTGCCTTCCTGGCCGTTGAGAGCGGTCAGATTGAAGCAGGCAAGGCGTACGGCTTCAGCCGCTGGCACACCTTCCGCCGCATCATGTTCCCGCAGATGCTGCGCCACGCCCTGCCCGGTATCGGCAACAACTGGCAGGTGCTGCTCAAGACCACGGCCCTGGTCTCCATCATCGGCCTGACCGACATGGTCCGCATCGCCGAACAGGCCAGCAAGGCCGAACACGCGCCCTTCAAGTTCTTTGTGCCGGTAGCGATCATGTACCTGCTGCTGACGGCCGTGTCCGAACTCTTTATCAAGTGGCTCAATTCCCGGGTCAGCGTCGGTATCGTCAAGGGGGACTGA
- a CDS encoding transporter substrate-binding domain-containing protein → MKKLIVAATCALAVAAGSVQARDWKDIRIAFDVPYEPFEYKNPDGTLTGFEVELAEAMCKELEANCDFVIQSWDGMIPGLLARKFDAIMSSMSITPERAEKVLFSEPYYITPGGWFAKNDENTDPSDMDAMKGKIVGVQRGTTMDTYVTENMSGTVEIKRYTTADDMVLDLEGERLDMVFVDYPVGEQTLLGREGFHEIGEPVKLGEGVGVAMRKRDADLAEQINAALETLKNDGTYDTIMKKYFSYDIKM, encoded by the coding sequence ATGAAAAAGCTGATTGTTGCAGCAACCTGTGCCCTGGCCGTCGCAGCGGGCTCCGTCCAGGCACGCGACTGGAAAGACATTCGCATTGCATTCGACGTGCCCTACGAGCCGTTCGAATACAAAAACCCGGATGGCACCCTGACCGGTTTCGAAGTGGAACTGGCCGAAGCCATGTGTAAGGAACTGGAAGCCAACTGTGACTTCGTCATCCAGTCCTGGGACGGCATGATCCCGGGGCTGCTGGCGCGCAAGTTCGACGCCATCATGTCTTCCATGTCCATCACCCCGGAGCGCGCCGAGAAGGTGCTGTTCTCCGAGCCGTACTACATCACCCCGGGTGGCTGGTTCGCCAAGAACGACGAAAACACCGACCCGTCTGACATGGACGCCATGAAAGGCAAGATCGTCGGCGTCCAGCGCGGTACCACCATGGACACCTACGTCACCGAGAACATGAGCGGCACCGTGGAAATCAAGCGTTACACCACCGCCGACGACATGGTCCTGGACCTGGAAGGCGAGCGCCTGGACATGGTCTTCGTCGACTACCCGGTGGGCGAGCAGACTCTGCTGGGCCGTGAAGGTTTCCACGAAATCGGCGAGCCGGTGAAGCTGGGTGAAGGCGTGGGCGTTGCCATGCGCAAACGCGACGCGGATCTGGCCGAGCAGATCAACGCCGCCCTGGAGACTCTGAAAAATGATGGCACTTACGACACCATCATGAAGAAGTACTTCTCCTACGACATCAAGATGTAA
- a CDS encoding ABC transporter ATP-binding protein has translation MADNAPLICKDIHKTFNDNEVLKGISLETRKGDVVSLIGSSGSGKSTFLRCINMLETPTSGDVIVHGEPIRFKTNRKGVRIPADNKQVELMRAKLSMVFQSFNLWSHMTVLENIIEAPINVLKVPKKEAIERAEAYLHKVGIYERKDYYPSQMSGGQQQRAAIARALAMEPEVMLFDEPTSALDPELVGEVLRVMQSLAEEGRTMIVVTHEMAFARDVSSQVLFLHQGRIEEQGTPEKVFDNPDSERMKQFLAPKF, from the coding sequence ATGGCGGACAATGCGCCCTTGATCTGCAAAGACATCCACAAAACCTTCAATGACAACGAAGTTCTCAAGGGAATCTCCCTGGAAACCCGCAAAGGCGATGTGGTGTCGCTGATCGGCAGTTCCGGCTCCGGCAAGAGTACTTTCCTGCGTTGTATCAACATGCTGGAAACGCCCACCTCCGGGGACGTCATCGTCCACGGTGAACCAATCCGGTTCAAAACCAACCGCAAGGGTGTCCGCATTCCCGCCGATAACAAGCAGGTGGAACTGATGCGCGCCAAGCTGTCGATGGTCTTCCAGAGCTTCAACCTCTGGTCCCACATGACAGTGCTCGAGAACATCATTGAAGCCCCGATCAACGTGCTCAAGGTACCCAAGAAAGAGGCCATCGAGCGCGCCGAAGCCTACCTGCACAAGGTCGGCATCTACGAGCGCAAGGACTATTATCCGTCGCAGATGTCCGGCGGCCAGCAGCAGCGCGCGGCCATCGCCCGGGCCCTGGCCATGGAGCCGGAAGTCATGCTCTTTGACGAACCCACTTCCGCCCTCGACCCTGAACTGGTCGGCGAGGTGCTGCGCGTTATGCAGAGCCTGGCCGAGGAAGGCCGCACCATGATCGTCGTGACCCACGAGATGGCGTTTGCCCGTGATGTGTCGTCCCAGGTCCTGTTCTTGCATCAGGGCCGCATTGAAGAACAGGGGACGCCGGAAAAAGTCTTCGACAATCCGGACTCGGAGCGCATGAAGCAGTTCCTGGCGCCCAAGTTCTGA
- a CDS encoding TIGR02647 family protein: MAFTSDQLHELNLLTLFNLHSTREGIKVHSHEATFDAVAAAERLYDKGLTTQKDGGYLTQLGIEAAEHAQSLLSILGEK, encoded by the coding sequence ATGGCCTTCACATCCGACCAATTGCATGAACTCAACCTGTTGACCCTGTTCAATCTGCATTCCACCCGCGAAGGTATCAAGGTTCACAGTCACGAGGCGACCTTCGATGCGGTCGCGGCGGCCGAGCGCCTGTACGATAAAGGCCTCACCACCCAGAAAGACGGCGGCTATCTGACCCAACTGGGCATCGAGGCGGCAGAGCATGCCCAGAGTCTGCTGTCGATCCTGGGCGAAAAATAG
- a CDS encoding DUF2959 domain-containing protein, which yields MTPSINSVRRSYAAVLVLLALVLVGGCSSMYYDAMEQLGFEKRDILVDRVEEARDAQGEAQETFRSSLERFQSVVNTPDTDLKAKYEEIRDAYEDSEAVAADVRDRIDAVEDVSGALFEEWEDELDRYESASLRRSSERQLQETQQRYAQLIDRMHQAESRMGPVLEAFEDQVLFLKHNLNAQAIGSLESELGRIQQDVDALIQNMEAAIAESQSFIDSFQTAQ from the coding sequence ATGACCCCATCGATTAACTCTGTGCGCCGATCCTATGCGGCCGTCCTGGTACTGCTGGCGCTGGTGCTGGTCGGCGGCTGCAGCTCGATGTATTACGACGCCATGGAGCAGTTGGGGTTCGAGAAGCGGGATATCCTGGTCGACCGGGTGGAAGAGGCGCGAGATGCCCAGGGCGAGGCGCAGGAGACCTTCCGTTCCTCGCTGGAGCGCTTCCAGAGTGTGGTCAATACGCCGGATACCGATCTCAAGGCGAAGTACGAGGAGATCCGCGATGCTTATGAAGACAGCGAAGCGGTGGCCGCCGACGTGCGCGACCGGATCGACGCCGTGGAAGACGTTTCCGGGGCGCTGTTCGAGGAGTGGGAGGACGAGCTGGATCGCTATGAAAGCGCGTCGCTGCGCCGTTCCAGCGAGCGTCAGTTGCAGGAAACCCAGCAGCGCTATGCCCAGCTCATTGACCGGATGCATCAGGCCGAATCGCGCATGGGCCCGGTGCTGGAAGCGTTCGAGGACCAGGTACTGTTCCTCAAGCACAACCTCAATGCCCAGGCCATTGGTTCCCTGGAAAGCGAACTGGGCCGCATCCAGCAGGATGTGGACGCGCTGATCCAGAACATGGAAGCCGCCATTGCCGAGTCCCAGTCCTTTATCGACAGCTTCCAGACAGCGCAGTAA
- a CDS encoding thermonuclease family protein: protein MKWIVVLAMLPAIVWADYGSVRVDEVVRVYDGDTITVNVGEWPALLGHEIGVRVNGIDTPEIRGRCESEKALAYEARDLVRRILATARDIELRNLDRGKYFRVVADVYVDGQNLASHVLAAKLAYPYDGGTKQGWCGA, encoded by the coding sequence GTGAAGTGGATAGTAGTTCTGGCGATGCTGCCAGCGATAGTGTGGGCTGACTACGGCAGCGTGCGGGTGGACGAAGTGGTGCGGGTCTACGACGGCGACACCATCACCGTGAACGTCGGCGAGTGGCCGGCGCTGCTGGGTCATGAGATCGGCGTGCGCGTGAACGGCATCGACACCCCGGAAATCCGCGGCCGCTGCGAGAGCGAAAAGGCCCTGGCCTATGAAGCTCGCGACCTGGTCCGCCGCATCCTCGCGACCGCCCGCGACATCGAACTGCGCAACCTCGACCGCGGCAAGTACTTCCGCGTGGTGGCCGACGTCTACGTCGACGGCCAGAACCTCGCCTCCCACGTGCTGGCGGCGAAGCTGGCTTATCCATACGACGGCGGAACCAAGCAGGGGTGGTGTGGCGCCTGA
- a CDS encoding LysE family translocator: MTVSILLMMSAFALAASISPGPVNLVCLSSGTRYPISQGLIFVTGATLGFIALFIGVGLGLYSVLALVPWLEEALRWGGIGFLLYLSLRLFLDDGRLPDREARAAPGFMTGALMQWLNPKAWLASASGIGAYTNGSELDQVIVFAALYLPICWLSLGSWVYAGAFLRRHIQRPVVLVTINRVLALLLAATCLYLLFE, translated from the coding sequence ATGACTGTTTCGATCCTGCTGATGATGTCCGCCTTCGCGCTCGCCGCGTCCATTTCGCCGGGGCCGGTGAACCTGGTGTGCCTGAGCAGTGGCACCCGTTACCCGATTTCCCAGGGCCTGATTTTTGTCACCGGCGCGACCCTGGGGTTCATTGCGCTGTTTATCGGCGTCGGGTTGGGGCTCTATTCCGTGCTGGCGCTGGTGCCTTGGCTGGAGGAGGCCTTGCGGTGGGGCGGGATTGGGTTCCTGCTGTACCTGAGCCTGCGCCTGTTTCTCGACGATGGCCGGTTGCCGGACCGGGAGGCGCGCGCCGCGCCGGGGTTCATGACCGGGGCGCTGATGCAGTGGCTCAACCCCAAGGCCTGGCTGGCGTCCGCCTCGGGCATCGGTGCCTACACCAACGGCAGCGAGCTGGACCAGGTGATCGTTTTCGCCGCGCTGTACCTGCCGATCTGCTGGCTGTCCCTGGGCAGTTGGGTCTACGCCGGCGCCTTCCTGCGGCGCCATATCCAGCGTCCGGTGGTGCTGGTTACGATCAACCGGGTGTTGGCGTTACTGCTGGCGGCGACCTGCCTGTACCTGTTGTTCGAGTAG